A single window of Crassostrea angulata isolate pt1a10 chromosome 8, ASM2561291v2, whole genome shotgun sequence DNA harbors:
- the LOC128160610 gene encoding uncharacterized protein LOC128160610 isoform X5 produces the protein METRRKRKEVESQKTELHKLVTYVKGQIVFCKWKHGIWWPGFVEEVFGEDVYKISFWEEDEMITCNGKLNLREFQSNSNLIASSLKKLRSPRHLKEKYLQDLKQAKSIQNSNSLDTSPAKISVVDALKLIDADCVSEENYTTRSRVEEVFPEIVDSVEEVVSDDGSKNLSGYSEHSRNCSNTAKDKEKAERGEHGSLDTSPAEINVEDALKLIDADCVSEENNATQSRVEEVFPEIVDSVEEVVSDDGSKNLSGYSEHSRNCSNTAKDKEKAERGEHGSLDTSPAEINVEDALKLIDADCVSEENNATQSRVEEVSPEIVDSVEEVVSDDGSKNLSSYSEHSRNCSNIAKYNWKVERSVYRNIGKITVIKKDNNLGATFSLEDDEECVIGSGRECDIEVSLKNVDKIHAVVAVGRSKAYLTNYSKSFPVVLNGKPIEIGQELNDGDMLMIGGRKFLFNYEKSCLSRKKNTLECFLEDLKWAKESHDTSKCQVRVSRKRKKQKGCKEQCSRQKKKRRKFIKIQEVQGSGDVDCPHLQPKDHSCMEIQAGLGDVDYPQLQPDDHSCSECQEGLSDINYLQHQPNDYSCPEPQVGPGDVDYPQLQPTDHSCLELQVGPGDVNYPQLQPTDHRCQFQSDNHNCSEPELQAGPGGVDYPQLRPDDHSCSEPELQADPDEVDYPQLQPDDHSCLERQASLGDIDCPQLHPSDHSYQECQGGPGDVDYPKLHPTDHRCLELQAGPGGIDYPQLHPDDHSCLERHAGPGDVDYSEDCEDLDDLNYIVKTEDEETEDESDSESSILDDESSSSLMSEDKETEDEGDSESSILDDEGSRNDVVVESCPGDVYFLQLQPDDHSCPELQADPGDVDYPGDCEDLDDPDSIVETEYESDSDLSILDDESSSNLMTEDEETEDKSDSESSILDDEGSRNLMNDVVVESCPGDVYFLQLQPDDHSCPELQADPGDVDYPGDCEDLDDPDSIVETEDESDSESSILYDESSSNLMNDVVVESCPGDVGYPEHQLDDHSCPELQAGPSDVDYPQLQPTNHSCMELQAGPGDVDYHQLQPDDHSCLESKAGPGDVDNPQLQPTNHSCLELQAGPGDVDYPQLQPYDHSCPEPELRAGPSDVDNPQLQPDDHTCLESQVGLGDVEYPQLQPDDHSCSERQVGSGDIDYPEDCEDLDDPDFIVETEDEETKDESDRESSILDDKSSSNLMNDVVVESYQGDVGYPELQPVDHSCTELQAVPSDVDYPQLQPDDHNSSELQAGPGDVDYPQLQPDDHSCAELQAGAGDIDNPQLQPTDHSCLKLQAGPGDVDYPQLQPDDHSCAELQAGPGDIDNPQLQPTDHSFLELQAGPGEVDNPQLQPDDHSCPQGLASSDDVDYPEDCEDLNDPDYIVETEDESDSESSILDDESSSNLMNDVEVESCMGDVDYPQLQPDDHSCPELQAGPDDVDSPKPEDCEALDERDLDCDNPPCKRKLDEKDCLFDKKFPNVFIKGLKKDNAKSKHNRVYDCVHACLYCHELFTNIQSHLERRHVNHTKVKAIKELKDQKMKETNQEKIDKLEKRLNSEMKLLRNLGDHHHNMKVLRHKEGELLLPRRRLVTFNFEEYGPCPKCKEWMVLNSSISNHQKTCPVKSTDYHKGSTIIQIGILTGKVKTTGSKRIEKEVLPSMKRDKFAEICMNDPLILALGDVWFMKNIDNKRKRKNYSSFHMRLAARLLLAFRNLVKRMDVSMSEMLSPENFDNVAEVALQICNSTEHEEDELQHPSTAIKSGFDLMRMASSKVGISIKTKNKEMKKEGEAFMYLMSKEWGYKVNKVARSTLSERMFNQKKELPYPEDIMKLSSYLVENLEFVDLSYTAVSGMMFRRIVMLVEARLILYNRRRPGELEALSLQCYRNRSKEVSATDLSLREQLSKFEKEMLDNQELVEIRGKNGTRVPVICPKEVIPAMNYLASKEIRKKAGIRDGNPFLFANTAEDVVRAGLALEELRTECRSLKFPDRIYATNLRKYCATIAQVIGLKDHELKYLCRHMGHTMEVHELHYRSTSGLIERLEIAKLMVMQECNVVGKFHGKSLKDITFEDILDKEDISPTQGEATRGEETPSVEDTSLSLDDMEEDVLVSRRKPKKSVRKAWTKEEEEEMKKYFKTYYDGTTKKTCPSRAECQRAIELSKNNGGYIHLRSWETIKKKVNNFLFSSVKKK, from the exons ATGGAAACAAGAAGGAAAAGAAAAG AGGTAGAGAGCCAAAAGACTGAGTTACATAAGTTGGTTACTTATGTTAAAG GTCAGATTGTTTTTTGCAAATGGAAGCATGGAATCTGGTGGCCTGGTTTTGTAGAAGAGGTTTTTGGGGAagatgtatataaaatttcctTCTGGGAAGAAGATGAAAT GATTACTTGTAATGGCAAGCTGAATCTTCGAGAGTTTCAAAGCAATTCAAATTTAATCGCTTCAAGCTTGA AAAAACTAAGAAGTCCAAGACACTTAAAAGAGAAGTATTTGCAGGACCTTAAGCAAGCCAAATCAATACAAAACAGTAATA GTCTGGATACATCACCTGCAAAAATTAGTGTTGTTGATGCTTTAAAGTTGATAGATGCTGACTGTGTGTCTGAAGAAAATTATACTACTCGAAG tAGGGTAGAAGAAGTGTTCCCAGAAATTGTTGACAGTGTTGAGGAAGTTGTGTCAGACGACGGATCTAAG AATCTCTCCGGTTATTCAGAGCACAGTAGAAATTGTTCAAACACAGCAAAAGACAAGGAGAAGGCAGAGAGAGGTGAACATGGAA GTCTGGATACATCACCTGCAGAAATTAACGTTGAAGATGCTTTAAAGTTGATAGATGCTGACTGTGTATCTGAAGAAAATAATGCTACTCAAAg TAGGGTAGAAGAAGTGTTCCCAGAAATTGTTGACAGTGTTGAGGAAGTTGTGTCAGACGACGGATCAAAG AATCTCTCCGGTTATTCAGAGCACAGTAGAAATTGTTCAAACACAGCAAAAGACAAGGAGAAGGCAGAGAGAGGTGAACATGGAA GTCTGGATACATCACCTGCAGAAATTAACGTTGAAGATGCTTTAAAGTTGATAGATGCTGACTGTGTATCTGAAGAAAATAATGCTACTCAAAg TAGGGTAGAAGAAGTGTCCCCAGAAATTGTTGACAGTGTTGAGGAAGTTGTGTCAGACGACGGATCTAAG aATCTCTCCAGTTATTCAGAACACAGTAGAAATTGTTCCAACATAGCAAAATACAATTGGAAGGTAGAAAGAAGTGTATATAGAA ATATTGGAAAAATTACTGTGATTAAGAAGGATAACAATTTAGGAGCAACTTTTTCTTTGGAGGATGATGAAGAATGTGTCATTGGAAG TGGAAGAGAATGCGATATTGAAGtgtccctcaaaaatgttgaCAAGATTCATGCAGTTGTTGCAGTTGGAAGATCAAAG GCTTACTTAACAAATTATAGTAAAAGCTTTCCTGTTGTTCTCAATGGAAAACCAATTGAAATTGGCCAAGAATTGAATGATGGAGATATGCTGATGATTGGTGGCAGaaaatttctgtttaattatgaaaaaa gTTGTCTGTCAAGAAAGAAAAACACATTAGAGTGCTTTTTGGAGGACTTAAAGTGGGCTAAAG AAAGTCATGACACAAGTAAGTGTCAAGTAAGGGTCTCTAGGAAGAGAAAGAAACAGAAAGGCTGCAAG GAGCAGTGCAGCAGACAGaagaaaaagagaagaaaattcataaaaattcaaGAG gTCCAAGGTTCGGGTGATGTCGACTGTCCCCATTTACAGCCCAAAGACCACAGCTGTATGGAAATCCAAGCAGGTCTGGGTGATGTAGACTATCCCCAACTCCAACCTGATGACCACAGTTGTTCAGAATGCCAAGAAGGTCTGAGTGACATCAACTATCTCCAACACCAGCCCAATGACTACAGTTGTCCGGAACCCCAAGTAGGTCCAGGTGACGTAGACTATCCCCAACTCCAACCCACTGACCATAGCTGTCTGGAACTCCAAGTAGGTCCAGGTGACGTCAATTATCCCCAACTCCAGCCCACTGATCACAGATGTCAATTTCAGTCCGATAACCACAACTGTTCAGAACCAGAACTCCAAGCAGGTCCAGGTGGTGTTGACTATCCCCAACTCCGTCCCGATGACCACAGCTGTTCAGAACCAGAACTCCAAGCAGATCCGGATGAAGTAGACTATCCCCAACTCCAGCCTGATGACCACAGCTGTCTGGAACGCCAAGCAAGTCTAGGTGACATTGACTGTCCCCAACTCCATCCTAGTGACCACAGCTATCAGGAATGCCAAGGAGGTCCAGGTGACGTCGACTATCCCAAACTCCATCCCACTGATCACAGATGTCTGGAGCTCCAAGCAGGTCCAGGTGGCATTGACTATCCCCAACTCCATCCTGATGACCACAGCTGTCTAGAACGCCATGCAGGTCCAGGTGACGTAGACTATTCAGAGGATTGTGAGGATCTTGATGATCTAAACTATATTGTAAAGACTGAAGATGAAGAGACTGAAGATGAAAGTGACAGTGAATCAAGCATATTGGATGATGAAAGCAGCAGCAGCTTGATGTCTGAAGATAAAGAGACCGAAGATGAAGGTGACAGTGAATCAAGCATTTTGGATGATGAAGGCAGCAGGAACGATGTTGTAGTTGAATCATGTCCGGGTGATGTTTACTTTCTCCAACTCCAGCCCGATGACCACAGTTGTCCAGAACTTCAAGCAGATCCAGGTGATGTCGACTATCCAGGGGATTGTGAGGATCTTGATGATCCCGACTCTATTGTAGAGACTGAATATGAAAGTGACAGTGATTTGAGCATTTTGGATGATGAAAGCAGCAGCAACTTGATGACTGAAGATGAAGAGACCGAAGATAAAAGTGACAGTGAATCAAGCATTTTGGATGATGAAGGCAGCAGGAACTTGATGAACGATGTTGTAGTTGAATCATGTCCGGGTGATGTTTACTTTCTCCAACTCCAGCCCGATGACCACAGTTGTCCAGAACTTCAAGCAGATCCAGGTGATGTCGACTATCCAGGGGATTGTGAGGATCTTGATGATCCCGACTCTATTGTAGAGACCGAAGATGAAAGTGACAGTGAATCGAGCATTTTGTATGATGAAAGCAGCAGCAACTTGATGAACGATGTTGTAGTTGAATCATGTCCGGGTGATGTTGGCTACCCTGAACACCAGCTTGATGACCACAGCTGTCCAGAACTCCAAGCAGGTCCAAGTGATGTCGACTATCCCCAACTCCAACCCACTAACCATAGCTGTATGGAACTCCAAGCAGGTCCGGGTGACGTCGACTATCACCAACTCCAGCCCGATGACCACAGCTGTCTGGAAAGCAAAGCAGGTCCAGGTGATGTCGACAACCCCCAACTCCAACCCACTAACCATAGCTGTCTGGAACTCCAAGCAGGTCCAGGTGACGTTGACTATCCCCAACTCCAGCCCTATGACCACAGCTGTCCAGAACCAGAACTCCGAGCAGGTCCAAGTGACGTTGACAATCCCCAACTCCAGCCCGATGACCACACCTGTCTGGAAAGCCAAGTAGGTCTGGGTGATGTTGAATATCCTCAACTCCAGCCCGATGACCACAGCTGTTCGGAACGCCAAGTAGGTTCAGGTGACATCGACTATCCAGAGGATTGTGAGGATCTTGATGATCCTGACTTTATTGTAGAGACCGAAGATGAAGAGACCAAAGATGAAAGTGACAGGGAATCAAGCATTTTGGATGATAAGAGCAGCAGCAACTTAATGAACGATGTTGTAGTTGAATCATATCAGGGTGATGTTGGCTATCCCGAACTACAGCCTGTTGATCACAGTTGTACAGAACTCCAAGCAGTTCCAAGTGATGTCGACTATCCCCAACTCCAACCCGATGACCACAACAGTTCAGAACTCCAAGCAGGTCCAGGTGATGTTGACTATCCCCAACTCCAGCCTGATGACCACAGTTGTGCAGAACTCCAAGCAGGTGCAGGTGATATCGACAATCCCCAACTCCAACCCACTGACCATAGCTGTCTAAAACTCCAAGCAGGTCCAGGTGACGTTGACTATCCCCAACTCCAGCCTGATGACCACAGTTGTGCAGAACTCCAAGCAGGTCCAGGTGATATCGACAATCCCCAACTCCAACCCACTGACCATAGCTTTCTGGAACTCCAAGCAGGTCCAGGTGAAGTTGACAATCCCCAACTCCAGCCCGATGACCACAGCTGTCCGCAAGGCCTTGCCAGTTCAGATGACGTCGACTATCCAGAGGATTGTGAAGATCTTAATGATCCCGACTATATTGTAGAGACCGAAGATGAAAGTGACAGTGAGTCAAGCATTTTGGATGATGAAAGCAGCAGCAACTTGATGAACGATGTTGAAGTTGAATCGTGTATGGGTGATGTTGACTATCCCCAACTCCAGCCCGATGACCACAGTTGTCCGGAACTCCAAGCAGGTCCAGATGACGTCGACTCTCCCAAACCAGAGGATTGTGAGGCTCTTGATGAAAGAGATTTAGATTGTGACAACCCACCGTGCAAAAGAAAACTTGATGAAAAAGACTGTTTATTTGACAAAAagttcccaaatgtttttattaaggGATTGAAAAAAGACAATGCAAAATCCAAGCACAATAGGGTATATGATTGTGTTCATGCCTGTTTATACTGTCATGAATTGTTCACCAATATACAAAGTCATCTAGAACGTAGACATGTAAACCACACCAAGGTAAAGGCTATAAAAGAACTCAAAGACCAAAAGATGAAAGAAACTAATCAGGAGAAAATTGATAAGTTGGAGAAAAGGCTGAATTCAGAAATGAAACTTCTTAGAAACTTGGGAGACCACCATCATAATATGAAAGTTCTCAGGCATAAAGAAGGTGAGCTTCTCTTGCCAAGAAGAAGGCTTGTTACCTTTAACTTTGAAGAGTATGGTCCATGTCCTAAATGTAAAGAGTGGATGGTACTGAATTCTTCTATCAGTAATCATCAGAAAACATGTCCAGTGAAAAGTACAGACTATCACAAAGGTTCTACAATTATACAAATTGGAATCCTTACAGGAAAAGTGAAGACAACAGGTTCTAAACGGATTGAGAAAGAAGTGTTACCTTCAATGAAAAGAGACAAATTTGCAGAGATCTGTATGAATGATCCACTCATCCTTGCATTGGGAGACGTTTGGTTCATGAAAAACAttgataataaaagaaaaagaaaaaactaTTCTAGTTTTCATATGAGGCTAGCAGCACGGCTTCTTTTAGCCTTTAGAAATTTGGTGAAAAGAATGGACGTTTCAATGAGTGAGATGCTTAGCCCTGAAAACTTTGATAATGTGGCAGAAGTAGCTCTTCAAATTTGCAATAGTACCGAACATGAAGAGGATGAACTCCAGCATCCTAGCACAGCAATTAAGTCTGGGTTTGACCTTATGAGGATGGCATCCTCAAAAGTAGGAATttctatcaaaacaaaaaacaaagaaatgaagAAAGAGGGAGAAGCATTTATGTATCTTATGAGTAAAGAATGGGGTTACAAAGTTAACAAAGTTGCAAGAAGTACTCTGTCGGAGCGAATGTTTAATCAGAAGAAAGAGCTCCCTTACCCCGAAGACATAATGAAACTTTCATCTTATTTAGTAGAAAATTTGGAATTTGTAGATCTATCTTACACTGCTGTTAGTGGTATGATGTTCAGACGCATTGTGATGCTAGTGGAAGCACGCCTTATCTTGTATAACCGCAGGAGACCTGGAGAATTAGAAGCTCTGAG CTTGCAGTGTTACAGAAATCGATCAAAGGAAGTCAGTGCAACCGATCTCTCTCTTAGAGAACAACTTAGCAAGtttgagaaggaaatgcttGACAATCAGGAATTGGTGGAGATACGGGGAAAG AATGGGACCAGAGTACCGGTTATTTGTCCGAAGGAGGTTATCCCTGCAATGAATTATCTTGCCAGTAAAGAAATTAGAAAAAAGGCAGGAATAAGAGACGGAAATCCTTTTCTGTTCGCAAATACTG CTGAAGATGTTGTTAGGGCTGGTCTGGCTCTGGAGGAATTACGAACAGAGTGCCGCTCTTTGAAATTTCCTGATAGAATATACGCTACAAACCTTAGGAAATATTGTGCCACTATTGCCCAA GTTATTGGGCTCAAGGATCATGAACTTAAATACTTGTGTAGACATATGGGGCACACCATGGAAGTTCATGAGTTGCACTATCGCAGCACATCAGGACTAATAGAACGACTTGAAATTGCCAAACTTATGGTCATGCAAGAATGCAATGTAGTTGGAAAGTTCCATggaaaaagtttgaaagatatTACTTTCGAAG ACATTTTGGATAAGGAAGACATTTCCCCCACACAAGGAGAAGCCACTAGAGGAGAAGAAACTCCTTCAGTAGAAG atacaAGTCTATCTCTAGATGACATGGAAGAGGATGTATTAGTATCAAGAAGGAAACCTAAGAAAA GTGTAAGAAAAGCATGgacaaaagaagaagaagaagaaatgaagaaatattttaagACGTACTACGATGGTACTACGAAGAAAACTTGCCCAAGTAGAGCAGAATGCCAAAGAGCAATTGAGTTGAGCAAAAACAATGGTGGATACATACACCTGAGGAGTTgggaaacaataaaaaaaaaagttaacaattttcttttcagCTCTGTCAAGAAGAAGTAA